One window of Lemur catta isolate mLemCat1 chromosome 3, mLemCat1.pri, whole genome shotgun sequence genomic DNA carries:
- the LOC123634780 gene encoding late cornified envelope protein 3E-like: MSCQQNQQQCQAPPKCPSPKCPPFKCPPKSPAQCLPPASGCAPSSGGCSGLSSEGGCCLSHHRRRRSRCRRQSSDSCDRGSGQQGGASTCCHRSGGCCLPRS, from the exons ATGTCCTGCCAGCAAAACCAGCAGCAGTGCCAGGCCCCACCCAAGTGCCCCTCACCCAAGTGCCCCCCATTCAAGTGCCCCCCAAagagcccagcacagtgtcttcccccagcctctggctgtGCCCCAAGCTCTGGGGGCTGCTCTGGCCTCAGCTCCGAGGGCGGCTGCTGCCTGAGCCACCACAGGCGCCGCAGGTCCCGATGCCGGCGCCAGAGCTCTGACTCCTGCGACAGGGGCAGTGGTCAGCAGGGCGGGG CCTCTACTTGTTGCCACAGGTCTGGGGGCTGCTGTCTACCTCGGTCATGA
- the LOC123634605 gene encoding late cornified envelope protein 2A-like, translated as MSYHQNQQQCQPPPKCTSKCTPKCPPKCPPQCPAPCPPPVSSCCGSSSGGCSGSSSGGGSCCLSHHRPRLFHRHRHQSPDCCECEPSGGSGSCHGSGGCC; from the coding sequence ATGTCCTACCACCAAAACCAGCAGCAGTGCCAGCCCCCTCCCAAGTGCACATCCAAATGCACACCCAAGTGCCCTCCAAAGTGCCCACCCCAGTGTCCAGCTCCATGTCCGCCTCCAGTCTCTTCCTGCTGTGGCTccagctctgggggctgcagTGGCTCCAGCTCTGGGGGTGGCAGCTGCTGCCTGAGCCACCACAGGCCCCGTCTCTTCCACCGACACAGGCACCAGAGCCCCGACTGCTGTGAGTGTGAGCCTTCGGGTGGCTCTGGCAGCTGCCATggctctgggggctgctgctgA
- the LOC123634603 gene encoding late cornified envelope protein 3D-like yields MSCQQNQQRCQPPPKCPSPKCPPKTLAQCLPPASSGCAPSPEGCFGPTSEGGCCLSHHRHRRSHRCRRQSSDSCDGSSGQQGRGSGCGHGSGGCC; encoded by the coding sequence ATGTCCTGCCAGCAGAACCAGCAGCGGTGCCAGCCCCCGCCCAAGTGTCCCTCACCCAAGTGTCCCCCGAAGACCCTAGCACAGTGtctgcccccagcctcctccgGCTGTGCGCCAAGCCCCGAGGGCTGCTTTGGCCCCACCTCCGAGGGCGGCTGCTGCCTGAGCCACCACAGGCACCGCAGGTCCCACCGATGCCGGCGCCAGAGCTCCGACTCCTGTGACGGGAGCAGTGGTCAGCAGGGCCGGGGCTCTGGCTGCGGCCAcggctctgggggctgctgctAA